The following proteins come from a genomic window of Blattabacterium cuenoti:
- the dnaG gene encoding DNA primase, producing MISKETIKKILSASCIEDVIGDFVELKKSGFNYRGLSPFSNEKTPSLIVSPTKKIWKDFSSGKGGNIITFLMEHEHFTYEESLRFLAKKYEIEMDHIDNNNHKEEEEYQKLYLIQDYAKRFFIYQLHSTKEGQKNGLSYFIQTRGFDIKIIQKFELGYAPISWKLLTINALKQGFQKRDIKRSGLTVFRKSNHFFDCFRQRVMFPIHNLSGRVIGFGGRNIDSISSTTTKYINSSESKIFQKSKILYGLFQAKKNILKENFCYLVEGYTDVISLHQSGIKNVVSSSGISLTVSQILLIKKFTKNIVLFYDGDRSGIKASLRGINMMLEQEINLRILFISNGEDPDLISKKYSFSQFRDFVAKNSYNFVSFKQKIYEKIHKDDPIKKSFLVKNILNSISKISNVIQKELYLQEASKVLNIRQKVLISELKKINKKNAQKPSTVQIKEDSRFFLKKNTLLLIEEELIQLILNHGNQIIKKKEHNTTILEEVLHVFKCCNFRFSLKKNQEIFDQICLQKKKTDLSQFLDKKNPKFYSLSKWDRKGIQVSYQKERINQYISDILLRYKSLYISKLIQKEILHYQKDMIKNKDRKAFLKKIMHLTDIKNELHKKLHRYV from the coding sequence ATGATCTCTAAAGAAACTATAAAAAAAATACTTTCTGCTTCTTGTATAGAAGATGTGATTGGAGATTTTGTAGAATTAAAAAAAAGTGGTTTTAATTATAGAGGACTAAGTCCTTTTTCTAATGAAAAAACACCTTCTCTTATAGTTTCTCCTACAAAAAAAATATGGAAAGATTTTAGTTCTGGAAAAGGAGGAAATATTATCACTTTTCTTATGGAACATGAACATTTTACTTATGAGGAATCATTACGTTTTCTTGCAAAAAAATATGAGATCGAAATGGATCACATAGACAACAACAATCATAAAGAGGAAGAAGAATATCAAAAATTATACTTAATACAAGATTATGCAAAACGTTTTTTTATTTATCAATTACATTCTACCAAAGAAGGACAGAAAAATGGATTGAGTTATTTCATTCAAACAAGGGGATTTGATATAAAAATTATTCAAAAATTCGAATTAGGCTATGCACCTATTTCTTGGAAATTACTTACGATAAACGCATTAAAACAAGGATTTCAAAAACGGGATATAAAAAGATCAGGGTTAACGGTTTTCAGAAAATCCAATCATTTTTTTGATTGTTTCCGTCAACGTGTAATGTTTCCAATTCATAATTTATCAGGAAGAGTTATAGGTTTTGGAGGCAGAAATATTGATTCTATATCTTCCACTACGACTAAGTATATCAATTCATCAGAAAGTAAGATTTTTCAAAAAAGTAAAATTTTATATGGATTGTTTCAAGCTAAAAAAAACATTCTCAAAGAAAATTTTTGTTATTTAGTGGAAGGATATACAGATGTTATTTCTTTACATCAATCTGGGATAAAAAATGTAGTTTCTTCTTCTGGCATTTCACTTACCGTGTCCCAAATCTTGTTGATCAAAAAATTTACAAAAAATATTGTTCTTTTTTATGATGGAGATCGTTCTGGAATTAAAGCCTCTTTAAGAGGAATTAATATGATGTTAGAACAGGAAATAAATTTACGCATATTATTTATTTCTAATGGAGAAGATCCAGATTTGATATCCAAAAAATATTCTTTTTCTCAATTCAGAGATTTTGTAGCAAAAAATAGTTACAATTTTGTTTCTTTTAAACAAAAAATATATGAAAAAATACATAAAGATGATCCCATTAAAAAATCATTTTTAGTAAAAAATATTTTGAATAGCATTTCAAAAATATCCAATGTTATTCAAAAGGAATTATACCTGCAAGAAGCTTCCAAAGTGCTAAATATTCGTCAAAAAGTTCTGATTTCTGAATTGAAAAAAATAAACAAAAAAAATGCACAGAAACCTAGTACAGTTCAGATTAAGGAAGATTCAAGGTTTTTTTTGAAAAAAAATACTCTTCTTCTTATCGAAGAAGAATTGATTCAATTGATTTTAAATCATGGAAATCAAATCATCAAAAAAAAAGAACACAACACAACGATTTTAGAAGAAGTATTGCACGTTTTTAAATGCTGTAATTTCCGTTTTTCTTTGAAAAAGAACCAAGAAATTTTTGATCAAATTTGTTTACAAAAGAAAAAAACAGATTTATCCCAATTTTTGGATAAAAAAAATCCAAAATTTTATTCATTATCCAAATGGGATAGAAAAGGAATACAAGTTTCCTATCAAAAAGAGAGAATAAATCAATATATCAGTGATATTTTATTGAGATATAAATCTTTATACATTTCTAAATTGATTCAAAAAGAAATCTTACATTATCAGAAAGATATGATAAAAAATAAGGATAGAAAAGCTTTTCTAAAAAAAATTATGCATTTAACAGATATAAAAAATGAACTTCATAAAAAATTACATAGATATGTATGA
- the rpe gene encoding ribulose-phosphate 3-epimerase: MKKIIAPSLLSANLAFLYRDIEMLNKSEADWFHIDIMDSSFVSNISFGFLFIKYVKKYAHKPMDVHLMILQPERYIEQLKACGADHLHIHYEACIHLNRTIFSIKENGMKVGVAVNPHTPVFLLQDIINDIDFVLLMSVNPGYSGQKFIHQTYQKLEDIQNLILKKDSSALIEVDGGINLENSSLLFQKGADILVAGTTIFSDSNPKKIIHRMKLGI, from the coding sequence ATGAAAAAAATTATAGCTCCATCCTTACTTTCCGCCAATTTAGCTTTTTTATATCGTGATATAGAAATGCTGAATAAAAGTGAGGCTGATTGGTTTCATATTGATATAATGGATTCCTCTTTTGTTTCCAATATTTCTTTTGGATTTTTATTTATTAAATATGTAAAAAAATATGCACATAAGCCTATGGATGTACATTTAATGATATTACAACCAGAACGATATATAGAACAGTTGAAAGCTTGTGGCGCCGATCATTTACATATTCATTATGAAGCTTGTATTCATTTAAACAGAACAATTTTTTCTATTAAAGAAAATGGAATGAAGGTAGGTGTAGCTGTGAATCCACATACTCCAGTTTTTCTTTTACAAGACATTATTAATGATATAGATTTTGTTTTATTGATGAGTGTTAATCCTGGTTATAGTGGACAAAAATTTATTCATCAAACATATCAAAAATTAGAGGATATTCAAAATTTAATATTGAAAAAAGATTCTTCCGCTCTCATAGAAGTAGATGGAGGAATCAATTTAGAAAATTCTTCTTTATTATTTCAAAAAGGAGCAGATATATTAGTGGCAGGAACTACTATTTTTTCTGATTCTAATCCAAAAAAAATTATTCATAGAATGAAATTAGGAATTTAA
- a CDS encoding enoyl-ACP reductase FabI, whose amino-acid sequence MSYNLLKEKKGIIFGALDENSIAWKVAERAYEEKASFVLTNTPASLRIGKIYELSHKTKSMVIPADATSIQDLNILFEKTLDHFGGKIDFLLHSIAMSMNIRKGLTYPSLNYEFLRKGWEISAVSYHKIMQTAWNKKAMNKWGSIVAITYIASQRIFPHYVDMSDYKSYLESITRNFGYHWGIKEKVRVNTVSQSPSLTRAAKAVKGFNQLLILSEKISPLGNASAQDCANYIITLFSDLTRKVTMQNLYHDGGFSHTGISEALIS is encoded by the coding sequence ATGTCTTACAATTTATTGAAAGAAAAAAAAGGAATTATATTTGGAGCCTTAGATGAAAATTCTATTGCTTGGAAGGTAGCAGAACGTGCTTATGAAGAAAAAGCTTCTTTTGTATTAACCAATACACCAGCCTCTCTAAGAATAGGTAAAATTTATGAATTATCTCATAAAACAAAATCTATGGTGATTCCAGCAGATGCCACTTCCATACAAGATCTCAATATTTTATTTGAAAAAACATTAGATCATTTTGGAGGAAAAATAGATTTTTTATTGCATTCTATAGCGATGTCTATGAATATACGAAAGGGGTTAACTTATCCTTCTTTAAATTATGAATTTTTAAGAAAAGGATGGGAAATATCTGCTGTATCTTATCATAAGATTATGCAAACAGCTTGGAATAAAAAAGCCATGAATAAATGGGGTTCTATTGTAGCTATAACATATATTGCTTCTCAGCGAATTTTTCCACATTATGTAGATATGTCAGATTATAAATCCTATTTAGAAAGTATCACACGTAATTTTGGTTATCATTGGGGAATCAAAGAAAAAGTCAGGGTAAATACTGTATCACAATCTCCTAGTCTCACAAGAGCAGCAAAAGCGGTTAAAGGATTTAATCAACTTTTAATATTATCTGAAAAAATATCTCCGTTAGGAAACGCTTCTGCACAAGATTGCGCTAACTATATAATTACACTTTTTTCAGATTTAACAAGAAAAGTTACCATGCAAAACTTATATCATGATGGAGGTTTTTCTCATACTGGAATTAGTGAAGCTTTGATTTCATAA
- the metK gene encoding methionine adenosyltransferase: MAYLFTSESVSEGHPDKISDQISDSILDHFLSFDPDAKVAIETLVTTGQIILAGEVNSKTWVNVQKIARDILRKIGYTKNEYRFNADSCGVLSSIQGQSLDLLEGIQKSKKEEQGSGDQCFVFGYAVKETENYMPLSLEISHHILRELSYLRNEGEKMTYLRPDAKSQVTLEYSDANIPVHIHAIVISTQHDEFDTKERMHQRIVDDVKKILIPRVMNNIKNNVKKLFTDRTKYYINSTGKFVTGGPHGDTGITGRKIIVDTYGGRGSHGGGAFSGKDPSKMDRSGAYAARHISKNLVAAGISDELLIQISYAAGIAEPIEIFVNTYGKSKIDNENIALNVKKIFDLRPYAIEKRLKLRQPMYEETSVYGHMGRTPKKVEKSFLDIEGNKKKQEVELFTWEKLDYLSVIKDIFHISKKRYF; encoded by the coding sequence ATGGCTTATTTATTTACCAGCGAATCTGTTTCAGAAGGTCATCCTGATAAGATTTCAGATCAAATATCTGACTCTATATTAGATCATTTTTTATCGTTTGATCCAGATGCAAAAGTCGCTATAGAAACTTTAGTAACCACGGGACAAATTATATTAGCTGGAGAAGTTAATTCTAAGACTTGGGTTAATGTTCAAAAAATAGCTCGTGACATCCTTAGAAAAATAGGATACACTAAAAATGAATATAGATTCAATGCAGATTCTTGTGGAGTCCTTTCTTCTATTCAAGGACAATCTTTGGATCTATTAGAGGGAATTCAAAAATCAAAAAAAGAAGAACAAGGTTCTGGAGATCAATGTTTTGTTTTTGGATATGCTGTAAAAGAAACCGAGAATTATATGCCATTGTCATTAGAAATTTCACATCATATCTTAAGGGAACTTTCATATCTTAGAAATGAAGGAGAAAAAATGACTTATTTACGTCCAGATGCAAAATCTCAAGTTACTTTAGAATATTCTGATGCCAATATTCCTGTGCATATTCATGCGATTGTTATTTCAACTCAACATGATGAATTTGATACGAAAGAAAGAATGCATCAACGTATCGTTGATGATGTTAAAAAGATTCTTATACCAAGAGTCATGAATAATATAAAAAATAATGTAAAAAAATTATTTACGGATAGAACGAAATATTACATTAATTCAACAGGAAAATTTGTTACGGGAGGACCTCATGGGGATACTGGTATTACCGGAAGAAAAATTATAGTAGATACTTATGGAGGAAGGGGTTCTCATGGAGGAGGAGCTTTTTCTGGAAAAGATCCATCTAAAATGGATAGATCTGGAGCTTATGCCGCTAGACATATATCCAAAAACTTGGTGGCAGCAGGAATTTCAGATGAATTGCTGATTCAAATCTCTTATGCGGCAGGGATTGCCGAACCCATAGAAATTTTCGTTAATACCTATGGTAAATCAAAAATAGATAATGAAAACATTGCGTTGAATGTAAAGAAAATTTTTGATTTACGTCCTTATGCTATAGAAAAAAGATTAAAATTGCGTCAACCAATGTATGAAGAAACATCTGTATATGGACATATGGGAAGAACTCCCAAAAAAGTGGAAAAGTCTTTTTTAGATATAGAAGGGAATAAAAAAAAACAAGAAGTAGAACTTTTCACATGGGAAAAATTGGACTATTTATCCGTGATAAAGGATATCTTTCATATTTCAAAAAAGAGGTATTTTTAG
- a CDS encoding bifunctional 3-deoxy-7-phosphoheptulonate synthase/chorismate mutase type II, translated as MEKLNNSIDRSWIDKWNHPFIISGPCSAESEQQILETAKRLNSSYVQGFRAGIWKPRTKPNNFEGIGKKGLEWLHKVKKSTGLMVATEIANAEHVKLAISFGIDILWIGARSTASPFTIQEIADALEKENNKIILVKNPIHPDIELWIGALERLSGKGIRKLGVIHRGFYTYKNSRYRNQPNWNLLFNFRTLLPRIPILCDPSHICGKTEGIFDIVKKAYHFQYEGLMIESHCDPDQAWSDAQQQVTPENLLEMLKTLTCIEKSDQKSKRSLDSFRILIDELDENIIALLAERMNISKKLGTFKKSSDIAIFQPSRWKDIMNKSINFGKNLGISEKFLEEIFQLLHQESIKIQNQIR; from the coding sequence ATGGAAAAATTGAATAATAGTATAGACAGATCTTGGATTGATAAGTGGAATCACCCTTTCATTATATCTGGTCCTTGTAGTGCAGAAAGTGAACAACAAATATTAGAAACAGCCAAAAGATTGAATTCTTCCTATGTTCAAGGATTTAGAGCTGGAATATGGAAACCTAGAACAAAACCCAATAATTTTGAGGGAATTGGAAAAAAAGGACTAGAATGGCTTCATAAGGTTAAAAAGAGTACGGGATTAATGGTCGCTACAGAAATAGCAAATGCGGAACATGTGAAATTAGCCATTTCTTTTGGGATAGATATTCTTTGGATAGGAGCTAGAAGCACGGCGAGTCCTTTTACAATTCAAGAAATAGCGGATGCTCTGGAAAAAGAAAATAATAAAATTATTTTAGTGAAAAATCCGATTCATCCTGATATAGAATTATGGATAGGAGCTTTAGAACGTTTATCAGGGAAAGGAATTAGAAAATTAGGAGTCATACACCGTGGTTTCTATACCTACAAAAACTCAAGATATCGTAATCAACCTAATTGGAATCTTTTGTTCAATTTTAGGACCCTTCTTCCTAGAATTCCTATTCTATGTGATCCTTCACATATTTGTGGAAAAACAGAAGGAATTTTTGATATCGTAAAAAAAGCTTATCATTTTCAATATGAAGGATTAATGATAGAAAGTCATTGTGATCCTGATCAAGCTTGGAGCGATGCTCAACAACAAGTCACTCCAGAAAATCTTTTGGAAATGTTAAAAACATTAACATGTATTGAAAAATCTGATCAAAAAAGTAAAAGATCTTTAGATTCTTTCAGAATTTTAATAGATGAACTAGATGAAAATATTATAGCGCTTTTAGCAGAAAGAATGAATATTTCCAAAAAATTAGGAACTTTTAAAAAATCTTCAGATATTGCGATTTTTCAACCCAGTAGATGGAAAGATATTATGAATAAATCTATAAATTTTGGTAAAAATTTAGGAATTTCTGAAAAATTTCTTGAAGAAATTTTTCAACTTTTGCATCAAGAATCTATTAAAATTCAGAATCAAATCCGATAA
- a CDS encoding prephenate dehydrogenase: MNIGIIGLGLIGGSIGLGLRKSNFGDKFIGTDSNKENALSAVKLGIVDEIIPLQDLILQSSVIVLSIPVDGIEKILPNILNRISTDTVILDTGSTKYDICNRISSHPKRNRFVATHPIAGIENSGPTSADSDLFCQKKCIICDSQLSAPDAISVATKIYSMMKMHMIYMTSQEHDLYIAYISHLPHVVSFALASTVLKKFKNKEKIFHNLMGSGFDSTTRLAKSNPETWLPIFISNKENLIQSIDFYIDHLNKFRNHLINKKFYKIDQYMKKANDIEDKKYV, from the coding sequence ATGAATATTGGAATAATAGGATTAGGATTGATTGGAGGATCCATTGGTTTAGGATTGAGAAAATCAAATTTTGGAGATAAATTTATAGGAACAGATTCTAATAAAGAAAATGCTTTATCTGCTGTCAAACTTGGAATTGTAGATGAGATAATTCCTTTACAGGATCTTATTCTGCAATCTTCAGTCATTGTTTTATCTATTCCTGTAGATGGAATAGAAAAAATACTTCCAAATATTTTAAATCGAATCAGTACGGATACCGTCATTCTAGACACTGGATCTACCAAATATGATATTTGTAATAGGATTTCTTCTCATCCTAAAAGAAATCGCTTTGTAGCTACACATCCGATTGCAGGAATTGAAAATTCTGGACCTACTTCAGCTGATTCTGATTTGTTTTGTCAAAAAAAATGCATCATTTGTGATTCTCAACTTAGTGCTCCAGATGCAATATCTGTTGCTACAAAAATCTATTCTATGATGAAAATGCATATGATTTATATGACCTCTCAAGAACATGATTTATATATTGCTTATATCTCTCATTTACCTCATGTGGTTTCCTTTGCTTTAGCTAGTACAGTTTTAAAAAAATTTAAAAATAAAGAAAAAATTTTTCATAATCTGATGGGAAGTGGATTCGATTCAACTACACGTTTAGCGAAAAGTAATCCTGAAACATGGTTGCCTATTTTTATTTCAAATAAAGAAAATCTGATTCAATCTATCGATTTTTATATTGATCATTTAAATAAATTTCGTAATCATTTAATAAACAAAAAATTTTATAAAATAGATCAATATATGAAAAAAGCAAACGATATAGAAGATAAAAAATATGTGTAA
- a CDS encoding pyridoxal phosphate-dependent aminotransferase encodes MIVSAKRMHQISEYFFSEKMKEIQNFEKNGLKIINLGIGNPDLLPPSGVIQKMKQASELKNANTYQSYIGIETLRNAISNWYKKIYQVDVDPKNEILPLMGSKEGIMHISMSYLDQGDKVLIPDPGYPTYSSISKLLEAKIIYYDLYENENWLPRLENLSKAKMMWINYPHMPTGATISFEKLEQIVFFAKKNHVLLVHDNPYSLILNKKRSFSIFNVKGAKDIALELNSLSKSYNMPGWRVGMIIGKKKFIQNILKIKSQMDSGMYYPIQIGAIEAMNHDSKWVEKLNIEYLKRKKILWDICDFFNLKYDKNSSGIFVWAKITDSDNNDRIWSDKVLKNYHIFVTPGRVFGHNGKGYVRFSMCCPVKILKQAKNRIFS; translated from the coding sequence ATGATTGTATCCGCAAAAAGAATGCATCAAATATCGGAATACTTTTTTTCAGAAAAGATGAAGGAAATTCAAAATTTTGAAAAAAATGGATTGAAAATCATCAATTTAGGAATTGGAAATCCAGATCTTCTTCCTCCATCTGGAGTTATACAGAAAATGAAACAAGCGTCAGAATTAAAGAATGCTAATACTTATCAAAGCTATATTGGAATAGAAACATTACGAAATGCTATTTCTAATTGGTATAAAAAAATATATCAAGTTGATGTTGATCCTAAAAATGAAATTTTACCATTAATGGGTTCTAAAGAAGGAATTATGCATATAAGTATGTCTTATTTAGATCAAGGGGATAAGGTTTTAATTCCCGATCCTGGATATCCTACTTATTCCTCTATATCAAAACTTTTGGAAGCAAAAATTATTTATTATGATCTTTATGAAAATGAAAATTGGCTTCCTAGATTGGAAAATCTGTCAAAGGCAAAAATGATGTGGATTAATTACCCTCACATGCCTACGGGGGCAACGATTTCTTTTGAAAAATTAGAACAAATTGTTTTTTTTGCGAAAAAAAATCATGTATTACTGGTTCATGATAATCCTTATAGTTTGATCTTGAATAAAAAACGTTCTTTCAGTATTTTTAATGTGAAAGGAGCTAAAGATATAGCTTTAGAATTAAATTCTTTAAGTAAAAGTTACAATATGCCTGGATGGCGTGTTGGAATGATTATAGGAAAAAAAAAATTCATTCAGAATATATTGAAAATAAAAAGTCAAATGGATTCTGGAATGTATTATCCCATCCAAATTGGAGCCATAGAAGCCATGAATCATGATTCAAAATGGGTTGAAAAACTTAATATAGAATATCTTAAACGAAAAAAAATTCTATGGGATATATGTGATTTTTTCAATTTAAAATATGACAAAAATAGTTCTGGAATATTTGTTTGGGCCAAAATCACTGATTCAGATAACAATGATCGTATATGGTCAGACAAGGTTCTAAAAAATTATCACATCTTTGTGACACCTGGGAGAGTGTTTGGTCATAATGGAAAAGGATATGTAAGGTTTTCTATGTGTTGTCCAGTAAAAATTTTGAAACAGGCAAAAAATAGAATTTTTTCATGA
- a CDS encoding Nramp family divalent metal transporter produces MQKKKSSIGWRNENKHPSLSEVFSSVSVPKQKGIWKKLFAFTGPGLLIAVGYMDPGNWATDIAGGSQFGYMLLSVIFISNFFAIILQHLALKLGIVCERDLAQACRDHYTPLISFILWILCEISIAACDLAEIIGSVLALKLLFGIPITWGVLITAIDVLIILFFQSKGFRYIESVVAALIFTILVCFSFEIISSKPEIFPILKGIVPNPEIIKDSHSFYISIGILGATVMPHNLYLHSSIIQTRDYPRTTEGKKMAIKYATIDSTLSLSLAFFINAAILIISAATFHKTGYTEVADIMDAHKLLNPILGSSLSGVFFALALLASGQNSTLTGTLAGQIVMEGFINIKFKPWIRRLITRLIAIVPAMIVSIVYGEKGTTELLIISQIILSIQLSFAIIPLVNFTGDSEKMGPFVNGPILKISAWGITIIILLLNLFLLYNTLLGRR; encoded by the coding sequence ATGCAAAAAAAAAAATCTTCTATAGGATGGAGAAATGAAAATAAGCACCCTTCTCTTTCGGAAGTTTTTTCTTCCGTTTCTGTTCCTAAACAGAAAGGAATATGGAAAAAACTTTTTGCTTTTACTGGTCCAGGATTATTAATTGCTGTAGGATATATGGATCCAGGAAATTGGGCCACAGATATTGCTGGTGGCTCTCAATTTGGTTACATGCTTTTATCCGTTATTTTTATATCCAATTTTTTTGCCATCATTTTGCAACATTTAGCTTTAAAATTAGGAATTGTTTGTGAAAGAGATTTAGCACAAGCTTGTAGAGATCACTATACACCCTTGATTAGTTTTATCCTATGGATATTATGTGAAATTTCTATTGCAGCTTGTGATTTAGCTGAAATCATTGGTTCTGTATTAGCCTTAAAATTGCTTTTCGGAATTCCTATTACATGGGGAGTATTGATTACAGCTATAGATGTTTTGATTATTTTATTTTTCCAATCTAAAGGATTTAGATATATTGAAAGTGTAGTAGCCGCTTTAATTTTTACAATTTTAGTTTGTTTTAGTTTTGAAATTATTAGTTCAAAACCTGAAATTTTTCCCATATTAAAAGGAATTGTTCCTAACCCTGAAATTATAAAAGATTCGCATTCTTTCTATATATCTATAGGAATATTAGGAGCCACGGTCATGCCTCATAATCTTTATCTTCACTCCAGTATCATACAAACCAGAGATTATCCACGTACTACTGAAGGAAAAAAAATGGCGATAAAATATGCGACCATAGACAGTACCTTATCTTTATCTTTAGCATTTTTCATCAATGCTGCTATATTAATTATATCGGCAGCTACTTTTCATAAAACTGGATATACAGAAGTTGCAGACATTATGGATGCACACAAACTTTTAAATCCGATACTAGGATCTAGCCTATCGGGAGTTTTTTTTGCCTTAGCTTTACTAGCATCAGGACAAAATTCAACACTAACTGGAACTCTAGCTGGACAAATAGTCATGGAAGGGTTTATTAATATAAAATTTAAACCTTGGATTCGAAGATTAATTACGAGACTTATAGCTATTGTTCCTGCTATGATTGTCTCTATTGTTTATGGAGAAAAAGGAACAACGGAATTATTAATAATCAGTCAAATCATTTTATCAATCCAACTAAGTTTTGCTATTATTCCATTAGTGAATTTTACAGGAGATTCTGAAAAAATGGGACCCTTTGTAAATGGACCGATTTTAAAAATATCAGCTTGGGGTATTACAATCATCATTCTATTGCTAAATTTATTTTTATTATATAATACTTTATTGGGAAGAAGATAA
- the rplI gene encoding 50S ribosomal protein L9, with product MKILLKKDIENLGFQYDELDVKPGYARNYLIPKGYAVLALPGTIKNTHEILNQRSKKERFLIEKSKEIEEKLRKLIIKIPVKVGKGGKLFGSINNQYLMKVLNKEGIFIDKKFIRIPGNKVIKTIGKHQARIRLHRKREFTLNFEVLSSSQ from the coding sequence ATGAAAATTCTTCTTAAAAAAGATATAGAAAATTTAGGGTTTCAATACGATGAATTAGATGTAAAACCTGGTTATGCTAGAAACTATCTCATTCCTAAAGGATATGCTGTTTTAGCATTGCCTGGGACTATCAAAAATACTCATGAAATATTGAACCAACGTTCTAAAAAAGAACGTTTTTTAATTGAAAAATCGAAAGAAATAGAAGAGAAATTAAGAAAATTAATTATTAAAATACCAGTAAAGGTAGGGAAAGGAGGAAAACTTTTCGGTTCTATTAATAATCAATATCTTATGAAAGTTTTGAATAAAGAAGGAATTTTTATAGATAAAAAATTTATTAGAATACCTGGAAATAAAGTTATTAAAACAATAGGAAAACATCAGGCAAGGATCCGATTACATAGAAAACGCGAATTTACGTTAAATTTTGAAGTATTATCTTCTTCCCAATAA
- the rpsR gene encoding 30S ribosomal protein S18, which yields MILEENHKHEKKVVDNELRYLSPIKIETKVEKKYCFFEQKNIKYIDYKDPTFLITFLNAQGKILPRRITGTLQKHQNKLNAAIKRCRQIGLLPFVTDDLR from the coding sequence ATGATATTAGAGGAAAACCATAAACATGAAAAGAAAGTAGTAGATAATGAATTAAGATATTTATCTCCTATAAAAATAGAAACCAAAGTAGAAAAAAAATATTGTTTCTTTGAACAAAAAAATATTAAATATATAGATTATAAAGATCCTACATTTTTAATCACATTTCTGAATGCGCAAGGAAAAATTTTACCACGTCGTATCACAGGCACTTTACAAAAACATCAAAATAAATTAAATGCGGCTATTAAAAGATGTAGGCAAATTGGTCTTTTACCTTTTGTTACAGATGATTTAAGATAA
- the rpsF gene encoding 30S ribosomal protein S6 — protein MFQHYENIIIITPILSDEQAKETAKEYENYIIQKKGKIVHQEHWGLKKLAYSIQKKQSGCFHLFEFLLNSDLVSDLELKLRQDERILRFLTVKLNKYGIEYAEKRRKKLLKKNEEL, from the coding sequence ATGTTTCAACATTATGAAAATATTATAATAATCACTCCTATATTATCTGATGAACAAGCAAAAGAAACAGCAAAAGAATATGAAAATTATATCATACAAAAAAAAGGAAAAATCGTTCATCAGGAACATTGGGGATTAAAAAAACTAGCTTATTCCATTCAAAAAAAACAAAGCGGTTGTTTTCATTTATTTGAATTTTTGTTAAATTCTGATTTAGTTTCTGATTTAGAATTGAAATTAAGACAAGATGAACGTATTTTACGTTTTTTAACTGTAAAATTAAATAAATATGGAATAGAATATGCTGAAAAAAGAAGAAAAAAATTGTTAAAAAAAAATGAAGAATTATGA